Proteins encoded together in one Bombus vancouverensis nearcticus chromosome 14, iyBomVanc1_principal, whole genome shotgun sequence window:
- the LOC117156337 gene encoding CAAX prenyl protease 1 homolog: MSNFVKFIEENILYEILAVSWLLLLWRYYLNLRQRDLMMRLTDLPKSVEGLMTKDVYKKAHSYLLDRLKFNDFESIFSELCTAVYLLNLCYYRFWLWSIDIVKYCGFDDQNEILLSGVCMFIINVIYDIIILPFKIYSTFVVEQKHGFNKETPLFFVKDQLLRFVVCEILAVPFLCAVTWIIKNGGGYCFLYLWIFLIVAALFLMIIYPELIAPLFDKYTPLPNGDLKRKIEELAASINYPLYKIFIVENSKRSSHSNAYLYGFHKHKRIVLYDTLVKEYYKPAEGETNTKGCTTDEVVAVLAHELGHWKYSHTLKGFILGQVQLLMNIYLYAKLLDYKPIFEAFGFMDSQPTFIGFIIITIYISNPLNILVQYITNILRRRFEFEADKFAKILGHGQTLKSSLIKLQEDNLGFPLYDKLYSSWHHSHPQVLERIEAIDKED, translated from the exons atgtcgaattttgtaaaatttatcgaAGAAAACATACTTTATGAAATTTTAGCCGTATCATGGCTTTTACTTCTTTGGAgatattatttaaatcttcGTCAG AGGGATTTGATGATGAGATTGACTGATTTACCTAAATCAGTTGAAGGTTTAATGACAAAGGATGTTTATAAGAAAGCACACAGTTATTTGCTAGATCGGTTAAAATTTAATGATTTTGAGAGTATATTTTCTGAACTTTGTACTGCg gtgtatttgttaaatttatgCTACTATCGATTTTGGCTATGGAGTATTGATATTGTCAAATATTGTGGCTTTGATGATCAAAATGAAATTCTCTTAAGTGGTGTTTGTATgttcattataaacgttatctaTGATATAATAATTTTGCCATTTAAGATTTATTCTACGTTTGTTGTGGAACAAAAACATGGCTTTAATAAAGAA ACACCGTTATTCTTTGTCAAAGATCAGCTTCTTCGATTTGTTGTATGTGAGATACTTGCGGTACCCTTCCTATGTGCTGTAACATGGATCATAAAAAATGGTGGAGGGTACTGTTTCCTTTATCTTTGGATATTTTTAATAGTTGCTGCTCTTTTCCTTATGATTATTTACCCGGAACTAATTGCACCACTTTTTGATAAATACACACCTCTTCCAAATGgagatttgaaaagaaagattgAAGAGTTAGCAGCATCGATAAACTATccactttataaaatatttattgttgaaAATTCAAAAAGATCATCACACAGCAATGCATATCTGTATGGTTTTCACAAACATAAAAGAATTGTTCTCTATGACACTTTAGTCAAGGAGTATTATAAACCAGCGGAAGGTGAAACAAACACAAAAGGATGTACTACAGATGAAGTAGTAGCAGTATTGGCACACGAATTAGGACATTGGAAATATAGTCATACACTAAAGGGATTTATACTTGGCCAG GTACAGCTGTTGATGAATATTTACCTATATGCAAAACTTCTTGATTATAAACCTATATTTGAAGCTTTTGGGTTTATGGATAGTCAACCCACGTTTATAGGATTCATAATTATTACTATCTATATTTCAAATCCCCTAAATATA tTAGTCCAATACATAACAAATATACTTAGACGAAGATTTGAATTTGAAGCAGATAAGTTTGCAAAAATTTTGGGACATGGACAAACATTAAAAAGCTCTTTAATTAAGCTACAGGAGGACAATCTTGGTTTTCCTCTTTATGATAAATTGTATTCTAGTTGGCATCATAGTCATCCTCAAGTCCTTGAAAGAATTGAAGCTATTGATAAAGAAGATTAA
- the Pex13 gene encoding peroxisomal biogenesis factor 13: MAPERTNGINGNHLKNVPNIINSIPNAPSPFPPSNLQPGNPPPVPPRQPVQNYSGFHHRPFGSNYYGGYGFGGYGNQYRGFNGYGGYSSYSSYGPYSNYNNYGMFGGHSGDAENRFSQYVEDNTRSTFQLIETVLHTFSSMTMLLESTYFALTNSFRAILNVAENVGKLRSTVNQLLSTFALIRFFKWLYRKIVHSTGYQNQDSINEELWDKSLAKVGSVNVHNSSYWSGFLIFSVFFVVPYIIHKISNNIKNMQIKGKDPKEWQAIEESAYIATVLYDFVATHNDELSIKAGQKVYLAPKSLQPKNLPGWCKATDNVNVGLIPYNYIKVIGQLKKVKRDNETNPVNEEISSTNESSNHSNRKDSQPIRNDKTVENEA; this comes from the exons ATGGCGCCGGAAAGAACAAATGGGATTAATGGAAATCACTTAAAAAATGTACCTAACATCATAAACAG TATACCAAATGCGCCATCACCATTTCCTCCTTCAAATCTTCAACCAGGAAATCCTCCACCAGTACCTCCGCGTCAACCAGTCCAAAATTATTCTGGATTTCATCATAGACCATTTGGATCTAATTATTATGGAGGATACGGATTTGGTGGATATGGTAATCAATATAGGGGATTTAATGGATATGGAGGATATAGTTCATATAGTTCATATGGTCCATactccaattataataattatggaATGTTTGGTGGACACAGTGGTGATGCCGAAAATAG ATTTTCCCAATATGTTGAGGACAATACCAGGTCAACTTTTCAGTTGATCGAGACAGTTCTTCATACATTTTCATCTATGACAATGCTATTGGAATCCACATATTTTGCTTTAACAAATTCATTCAGAGCAATTTTAAATGTTGCAGAAAATGTTGGGAAATTACGCTCCACTGTAAATCAGTTACTTAGTACTTTTGCTTTAATTAGATTTTTTAAATGGTTGTACAGGAAGATTGTACACTCTACTG gTTATCAAAATCAAGATTCAATAAACGAAGAGTTATGGGATAAATCACTAGCAAAAGTTGGAAGTGTAAATGTTCATAATTCTTCTTACTGGTCTGGGTTTTTAATATTCAGTGTATTCTTTGTAGTACCttatataattcataaaatttcgaataatattaaaaacatgCAAATAAAAG GAAAAGATCCAAAAGAATGGCAAGCTATTGAGGAATCCGCATATATTGCAACAGTGTTATATGACTTTGTTGCCACTCACAATGATGAACTCAGTATAAAAGCTGGTCAAAAAGTCTATCTTGCACCCAAGTCTCTACAACCAAAAAATTTGCCCGGGTGGTGCAAAGCTACCGATAATGTAAATGTTGGTCTTATTCCTTACAATTATATTAAAGTTATAGGACAATTGAAAAAAGTGAAAAGGGATAATGAAACAAACCCTGTAAATGAAGAAATATCTTCTACAAATGAAAGTTCTAATCATAGCAATAGAAAGGATTCACAGCCTATAAGAAATGATAAAACTGTTGAAAATGAAGCATAG
- the Vha26 gene encoding V-type proton ATPase subunit Vha26 produces the protein MALSDGDVQKQINHMMAFIEQEANEKAEEIDAKAEEEFNIEKGRLVQQQRLKIMEYYEKKEKQVELQKKIQSSNMLNQARLKVLKIREDHVRDVLDEARKRLGEVMQDSSQYRELLKLLIVQGLCRLTESHVVVRVRQVDVPLVESLFDSVQDAYKQITKKDVTVKIDQDNFLPSDSCGGVDLLAARGRIKVSNTLETRLELIAQQLVPDIRSALFGSNPNRKFDD, from the exons ATGGCATTAAGCGATGGAGATGTACAGAAGCAG attAATCATATGATGGCCTTCATTGAACAAGAGGCCAATGAGAAAGCAGAAGAAATTGATGCTAAAGCAGAAGAAGAATTTAATATTGAAAAGGGACGCTTAGTTCAACAGCAAAGGCTTaaaattatggaatattatgaaaagaaagaaaaacaagtGGAACTTCAAAAAAAGAT TCAATCATCCAACATGTTGAATCAAGCCCGTCTAAAAGTCCTCAAAATTAGAGAAGATCATGTTCGTGATGTACTTGATGAAGCTAGGAAGAGATTAGGAGAAGTGATGCAGGATAGTTCACAATATAGGGAACTTCTGAAATTATTGATTGTGCAAGGATTATGTCGG TTAACAGAAAGCCATGTTGTTGTTCGAGTACGTCAAGTAGACGTTCCTCTAGTAGAATCACTTTTTGATTCTGTTCAAGATGCTTATAAACAAATAACAAAGAAAGATGTTACAGTTAAAATTGATCAGGATAACTTCCTTCCTTCTGATAGTTGTGGTGGAGTTGATTTACTTGCAGCAAGAG GGCGTATAAAAGTCAGCAACACTTTGGAAACGAGATTAGAATTAATAGCACAACAATTAGTACCAGATATACGTTCTGCCCTATTTGGATCCAATCCTAATCGCAAGTTCGATGATTAA